The Helicobacter mustelae genome has a segment encoding these proteins:
- a CDS encoding DUF5718 family protein, with the protein MKHLLGIGIAGNFANHLEQAGEADGFCNIAIDDEDGPKGIFPFYIPGHERLGRDCFDNHQLVLPQDPSLNVQAESEVGLECEIIYEGDEVVDLHPKFFMAFNDASVRNDKKATKISQKKNFSPGCKGYGSKIPIDKFESGGICDHFSIASFIEIDGAVHAYGECSPLTGYSYFYKRLICWLVNKLNNQKDEFILESFKDLVFKHQKPKTCIIAIGATKYTELGEKRFLHDGDKIFIAVFHNQKYTQQQIQNFFASKEFPKDEGNLSFIVQEVVKN; encoded by the coding sequence ATGAAACATCTTTTAGGCATCGGAATCGCAGGGAATTTTGCCAATCATTTGGAGCAGGCAGGAGAAGCAGACGGCTTTTGTAACATCGCCATCGATGATGAAGATGGACCAAAGGGAATTTTTCCTTTTTATATCCCAGGTCATGAGAGATTGGGGCGGGATTGTTTTGACAATCATCAATTGGTGCTGCCTCAAGACCCTAGCCTCAATGTACAAGCAGAATCAGAAGTGGGGCTAGAATGTGAGATTATCTATGAGGGTGATGAGGTAGTGGACTTGCATCCCAAATTTTTCATGGCATTTAATGATGCATCTGTGCGCAACGACAAAAAAGCTACAAAAATCTCTCAAAAAAAGAATTTTTCACCTGGCTGCAAGGGCTATGGCAGCAAGATTCCCATCGACAAATTTGAAAGTGGGGGCATATGCGATCATTTCTCCATCGCTTCTTTTATAGAGATTGATGGGGCGGTGCATGCTTATGGAGAATGCTCTCCACTCACGGGATATAGCTATTTTTACAAGCGCCTCATTTGTTGGCTGGTAAATAAGCTCAACAACCAAAAAGATGAATTCATCCTAGAAAGCTTCAAAGACCTAGTCTTCAAACACCAAAAGCCAAAAACCTGCATCATTGCAATCGGTGCCACCAAATATACAGAATTGGGGGAAAAGCGGTTTTTACATGATGGGGATAAAATTTTTATCGCGGTGTTCCATAATCAAAAATACACCCAGCAGCAAATTCAGAACTTCTTTGCTAGCAAAGAATTCCCAAAAGATGAGGGGAATCTCTCTTTTATTGTGCAAGAAGTGGTAAAAAACTAG
- a CDS encoding bifunctional enoyl-CoA hydratase/phosphate acetyltransferase, whose product MQKQKGRESSVFGDILAHAKKKGRIKVAVAQPTDITSLGGVVESFEAGLIEPILVGESQKIAQAAKELGRDISLFEILEAGSDIEAANAAVALASKGAVKALMKGNLHTNDIMSAVFKKEAGLRTEHHVSHAFVMDVPAYHKALIVSDAAINIAPDARAKYSILHNSVVLAKKIGIKTPKVAVLSAVEMPYEKIPSSMEAAEIAKRAQEELEDVLCYGPLAFDNAISAAAAKIKKIDSPVCGDPDILIVPHIESGNILFKALVYLAHAKVAGIVLGAKVPIILTSRADDAQARVASSALAVLTSQ is encoded by the coding sequence ATGCAAAAACAAAAAGGTAGAGAATCTAGTGTATTTGGAGATATTTTGGCGCATGCTAAGAAAAAAGGCAGGATCAAGGTCGCTGTGGCCCAGCCAACAGATATTACAAGCTTGGGGGGTGTGGTTGAGTCTTTTGAAGCGGGCTTGATTGAGCCTATTTTGGTGGGAGAATCACAAAAGATTGCCCAGGCTGCCAAGGAGCTTGGCAGAGATATCTCTTTGTTTGAGATCCTTGAGGCGGGGTCGGATATTGAGGCCGCAAATGCTGCAGTGGCCCTTGCTAGCAAGGGTGCTGTTAAGGCATTGATGAAGGGCAATTTGCATACCAATGATATTATGAGTGCGGTATTCAAAAAAGAAGCAGGATTGCGCACAGAGCATCATGTTTCTCATGCGTTTGTAATGGATGTGCCTGCCTATCATAAGGCTCTTATTGTCTCGGATGCAGCTATCAACATCGCCCCAGATGCAAGGGCCAAATACAGCATTTTGCACAATAGCGTGGTTTTGGCAAAAAAAATTGGGATTAAAACTCCTAAAGTGGCGGTATTAAGCGCAGTAGAAATGCCCTATGAAAAAATACCAAGCTCCATGGAGGCTGCAGAAATTGCTAAAAGAGCCCAAGAAGAATTAGAAGATGTTTTATGTTATGGACCTCTAGCATTTGATAATGCGATCTCAGCCGCGGCTGCTAAGATTAAAAAAATTGATTCTCCTGTGTGTGGAGATCCTGATATTTTGATCGTGCCTCATATTGAGTCTGGCAATATTTTATTTAAGGCATTGGTATATCTAGCGCATGCAAAGGTGGCAGGCATTGTACTGGGGGCAAAGGTCCCCATTATCCTGACTTCAAGAGCAGATGATGCACAAGCGCGCGTGGCTTCTTCAGCACTAGCAGTGCTCACAAGTCAATAA
- a CDS encoding acetate/propionate family kinase has product MEEMILVINAGSSSLKFKIFHDDGSVIAAGQVQGIDIAPSFKAKDAKGEVIGEHQWGELQSHNHALVIEYLLQWIFDTFKEYRLKACGHRVVHGGTKFHQSALLDDRVIADIEALVPLAPLHQPHNLRVMKLIRQMFPDLWQVAVFDTAFHQTMQGNATMYAIPYELYQEGVRRYGMHGTSYAYIVHRMREDYPDMAEKKLVVAHIGSGASLCAIFGGKSVMTTMGFTALEGVPMGTRAGSMDPGILLYLIENKGYELDDIRDFLYYKSGVSGLSEFSSNIYTLECHKDTHEGAARALSFMIFRIAEEIARLGVSLKGIDGIIFTAGVGENSSYFRSQVCKELAYMGVKINEEENKKSSELISTSDSKIAVFAIQTNEELMIMLDTKKLAG; this is encoded by the coding sequence ATGGAAGAGATGATTTTAGTGATTAATGCGGGAAGTTCGAGTTTAAAGTTCAAGATTTTTCATGATGATGGGAGTGTGATTGCTGCAGGACAGGTTCAAGGGATTGACATTGCCCCAAGTTTTAAGGCCAAGGATGCCAAAGGTGAGGTGATTGGCGAGCATCAATGGGGGGAGTTGCAGTCGCATAATCACGCGCTGGTGATAGAGTATTTGCTCCAGTGGATTTTTGATACCTTCAAAGAATATAGACTTAAGGCCTGTGGGCATCGTGTCGTGCATGGGGGAACAAAATTTCATCAGAGCGCGCTGCTAGATGATAGGGTAATTGCTGATATTGAAGCTCTTGTTCCTCTTGCTCCCCTCCACCAACCTCATAATTTACGTGTCATGAAATTGATAAGACAGATGTTTCCAGATCTTTGGCAAGTAGCGGTTTTTGATACAGCATTTCATCAAACCATGCAGGGCAATGCCACCATGTATGCCATCCCCTATGAGCTCTATCAAGAGGGTGTGAGGAGGTATGGGATGCATGGGACATCTTATGCGTATATTGTGCATAGAATGCGTGAAGATTATCCCGACATGGCAGAAAAAAAGCTTGTTGTAGCCCATATTGGTTCGGGTGCATCGCTTTGTGCGATTTTTGGGGGAAAATCTGTGATGACGACCATGGGGTTCACTGCGTTAGAGGGCGTGCCCATGGGGACGCGCGCAGGGTCGATGGATCCGGGGATCTTGCTGTATTTGATAGAGAATAAGGGCTATGAGCTAGATGACATCCGAGATTTTTTATACTACAAATCAGGGGTGAGTGGGCTCTCAGAGTTTAGTTCTAATATTTATACTTTGGAATGTCATAAGGATACTCATGAAGGAGCAGCGCGTGCGCTTAGCTTTATGATTTTTCGCATCGCAGAAGAGATTGCAAGACTTGGCGTGAGCTTAAAGGGTATCGATGGAATTATATTTACTGCAGGGGTAGGAGAAAATTCCTCTTATTTCCGCTCTCAGGTCTGCAAAGAGCTTGCATACATGGGTGTCAAAATCAATGAAGAGGAAAACAAAAAGAGTTCAGAGCTCATTAGCACAAGCGATAGCAAGATTGCTGTTTTTGCAATACAGACCAATGAGGAATTGATGATTATGCTGGATACCAAAAAGCTTGCGGGATGA
- a CDS encoding KpsF/GutQ family sugar-phosphate isomerase, with translation MDCIDFGQIAKKVLDDEAQELLSIDTTRIDFPHIVKTILQMSGKLIVTGVGKSGLIGAKIAATLASTGTPSFFIHPTDAMHGDLGMIGKEDVILAISYSGESDELISILPHLKHQSHAIITMSKDAQSSLSKMGDFFIPIAVSKEACPINAAPTSSTTLTLALGDALAVCLMHARDFSKQDFAYFHPGGSLGKRLFVKVKDLMQTQNLPLIPPEMPLKEAIIKMSESRLGSAILIEDDRLYGVLSDGDLRRAMMQKDFNLESPAKHYATLSPKYCDNPLLLACEALEFIEENKIQLLIITDPAKHILGAIHLHTLISAGIKA, from the coding sequence ATGGATTGCATAGATTTTGGCCAAATTGCCAAAAAAGTATTAGATGATGAGGCGCAAGAACTCTTAAGCATCGATACCACAAGGATTGATTTTCCTCACATTGTAAAAACAATCTTGCAGATGTCTGGCAAGCTCATCGTCACTGGTGTGGGAAAGAGCGGGCTTATTGGAGCAAAAATCGCAGCAACACTTGCAAGCACTGGCACTCCGAGCTTTTTCATCCATCCCACCGATGCCATGCACGGGGATTTAGGGATGATTGGCAAGGAGGATGTAATCCTTGCCATTAGCTATAGTGGTGAGAGTGATGAACTCATCTCTATCCTCCCTCATCTCAAGCACCAAAGCCATGCAATCATCACGATGAGCAAGGATGCACAAAGCTCGCTTTCTAAAATGGGAGATTTCTTCATCCCCATTGCTGTGAGCAAAGAAGCCTGCCCCATCAATGCTGCACCCACAAGCTCCACCACCCTCACCCTGGCCCTTGGAGACGCATTGGCAGTTTGTCTCATGCATGCACGAGACTTTTCCAAACAAGACTTTGCATATTTCCATCCTGGAGGAAGCCTAGGGAAAAGATTATTTGTCAAAGTCAAAGATTTGATGCAGACCCAAAACCTCCCCCTCATCCCACCAGAGATGCCATTAAAGGAGGCCATTATCAAAATGAGTGAATCGAGGTTGGGAAGCGCTATCTTAATCGAGGATGATAGACTCTATGGGGTACTAAGTGATGGGGATCTTCGCCGCGCCATGATGCAAAAAGACTTCAACCTAGAGTCTCCTGCCAAGCACTATGCCACCCTATCGCCAAAATATTGTGACAATCCACTCCTACTAGCTTGTGAGGCGCTGGAATTCATTGAAGAAAATAAAATCCAATTACTCATCATTACAGACCCTGCCAAACATATCCTAGGGGCAATCCATCTGCACACCTTGATTAGCGCTGGCATCAAGGCATAA
- a CDS encoding ribonuclease J: MENNHNNENTPNPETKKRKFFKPRFKKDQGGATESGEKKEGHPHTAHTKEENKEPNKRRFSFKNKNAQEKDTPAINGTRDIQNVNERGNLGFHKDLKKGVEANNRIQKSSLNPHYKLNLNTKAKVRITPLGGLGEIGGNMMVMETENSAIIIDVGMSFPEENMHGVDILIPDFSYIHAIKDKIAGVVITHAHEDHIGAVPYLYKQLQFPLYGTPLALGMIGNKFDEHGLKKFRSFFKIVEKRHPIPIGDFEIEWIHITHSIIDASALAIKTEAGVIIHTGDFKIDHTPIDDLPTDLHRLAHYGEQGVMLLLSDSTNSHKTGSTASEASVGPTFDALFKSAEGRVIMSTFSSNIHRVYQAITYGIKYNRKIAVIGRSMEKNLDIARELGYIDLPSKIFIEAHEVNNYPDEEILIVTTGSQGETMSALYRMATDEHRHIKIKPTDMVIISAKAIPGNESSVSTVLNFLIKARARVAYQDFSEIHVSGHAAQEEQKLMLRLIKPKFFLPIHGEYNHVARHKETAMKCGVLEKNIYLMEDGDQIEVNPSYIRKVKTIKSGKVFIDNQTCTEIDNIVVNERQVLADCGILIVVACINKTEQKLLKDTQITTLGILNPKEEKAYAKELETLLGMHLKNLKPEVIGNAKLLENDLRNMLRKVLFKKTKKYPTIIIHTFLR; encoded by the coding sequence ATGGAAAATAATCACAACAATGAAAACACTCCAAATCCAGAAACAAAAAAAAGAAAGTTTTTTAAACCCCGATTCAAAAAAGACCAGGGAGGTGCGACAGAGTCTGGTGAAAAAAAAGAAGGACACCCCCACACAGCGCATACAAAAGAAGAAAACAAAGAGCCAAACAAAAGAAGATTTAGCTTCAAAAACAAAAATGCACAAGAAAAAGATACTCCTGCAATCAATGGCACAAGAGATATCCAAAATGTTAATGAAAGAGGGAATCTGGGTTTCCACAAAGATCTCAAAAAAGGAGTGGAGGCAAATAACAGGATTCAAAAAAGCAGCCTAAATCCTCACTACAAGCTCAACCTCAACACCAAAGCAAAGGTGCGCATCACGCCACTTGGCGGATTGGGAGAGATCGGGGGCAACATGATGGTGATGGAAACAGAAAACTCTGCCATCATCATTGATGTAGGGATGAGTTTCCCTGAGGAGAATATGCATGGGGTGGATATTTTGATCCCAGATTTTAGCTACATCCATGCAATCAAAGACAAAATTGCTGGGGTAGTGATCACGCATGCGCATGAAGATCATATTGGCGCGGTCCCCTACCTTTATAAGCAGCTGCAATTTCCCCTCTATGGCACTCCATTAGCACTGGGGATGATTGGCAATAAATTTGATGAACATGGACTCAAAAAATTCCGCTCTTTTTTTAAAATTGTAGAAAAAAGACATCCCATTCCCATTGGAGATTTTGAGATCGAATGGATCCACATCACGCACTCCATCATTGATGCCTCCGCACTTGCTATCAAGACAGAGGCTGGAGTCATCATCCATACCGGGGATTTCAAAATCGATCACACTCCCATTGATGATCTACCAACCGATTTGCATCGCCTTGCTCATTATGGAGAGCAGGGGGTCATGCTTTTACTAAGCGACTCCACCAATTCTCACAAAACCGGTAGCACCGCATCTGAGGCGAGTGTGGGGCCGACATTTGATGCGCTTTTTAAATCCGCAGAGGGAAGGGTCATTATGAGCACCTTTTCCTCTAACATCCACCGCGTATATCAGGCCATCACCTATGGAATCAAATATAATAGAAAAATCGCTGTCATCGGCAGATCTATGGAAAAAAATCTCGATATCGCAAGAGAGCTAGGCTATATCGATCTACCCAGCAAGATTTTCATCGAAGCACATGAAGTGAATAATTATCCTGATGAAGAGATTTTGATCGTGACCACAGGGTCTCAGGGCGAGACAATGAGTGCACTCTATCGCATGGCAACAGATGAACATCGCCATATCAAAATCAAGCCCACAGACATGGTAATCATTTCTGCAAAGGCCATCCCCGGCAATGAGAGCTCTGTCTCTACTGTATTGAATTTCCTAATCAAAGCAAGGGCAAGGGTGGCCTATCAAGATTTCAGCGAAATCCATGTGAGCGGGCATGCGGCACAAGAGGAGCAAAAGCTCATGCTGCGACTCATTAAACCCAAATTTTTCCTGCCCATCCATGGAGAATACAATCATGTCGCTAGACACAAAGAAACCGCGATGAAGTGCGGAGTGCTAGAAAAAAATATCTATCTCATGGAAGATGGCGATCAAATCGAGGTAAATCCCAGCTATATCCGTAAGGTAAAAACCATCAAAAGCGGCAAGGTCTTCATCGACAATCAGACTTGCACAGAAATTGATAACATCGTCGTGAATGAACGCCAAGTTCTTGCAGACTGCGGAATCTTGATCGTGGTAGCATGTATCAACAAAACAGAACAAAAACTTCTCAAAGACACCCAAATCACTACGCTTGGCATCCTCAATCCCAAAGAGGAAAAGGCCTATGCAAAAGAGCTAGAAACATTGCTGGGGATGCATCTCAAGAATCTCAAACCCGAAGTAATAGGCAATGCCAAATTGCTGGAAAATGATCTGCGCAATATGTTAAGAAAAGTGCTTTTCAAAAAAACCAAGAAATATCCCACCATCATAATCCATACTTTTCTGAGGTGA
- the rsmA gene encoding 16S rRNA (adenine(1518)-N(6)/adenine(1519)-N(6))-dimethyltransferase RsmA produces MERKVSEIFLGYQAKKKFGQNFLKDKDCIHKIIQSIPNIHTDEQIVEIGAGLGDLSDELLKLYPIKAYEIDSDLCSLLRKKYHSALDSARLKLIHQDVLDLPNSKGWLHQEPYVLVSNLPYYVATHIILKILKDPLCQGFVVMTQKEVAQRFCAKSGESHFCALSILTQTFGQVSYLFDVPAIAFEPVPRVTSAVFSFKKNIAMIDEDFENMLKIAFCAPRKKLLKNLATHYDKTVLQKVFMELRIPLDVRAHQLENSNYHQIFEKIRK; encoded by the coding sequence ATGGAACGCAAAGTTTCGGAGATATTTTTGGGATACCAAGCAAAAAAGAAGTTTGGCCAAAACTTCCTGAAAGACAAGGATTGCATCCATAAAATTATCCAATCCATTCCCAATATTCACACAGATGAGCAGATTGTAGAAATTGGGGCTGGCTTGGGTGATTTGAGCGATGAGTTACTCAAACTCTATCCTATAAAAGCGTATGAAATCGATTCTGATTTATGTTCTTTGTTGAGAAAAAAATATCATAGCGCATTGGATTCTGCTAGATTAAAACTAATCCATCAAGATGTGTTGGATTTGCCAAATTCAAAAGGTTGGTTGCACCAAGAGCCCTATGTTTTGGTCTCTAATCTACCCTATTATGTGGCTACGCATATTATTCTCAAAATATTGAAAGACCCTTTATGTCAAGGATTTGTCGTGATGACACAAAAAGAAGTAGCACAGAGATTTTGTGCCAAAAGTGGCGAATCTCATTTTTGCGCATTAAGCATATTGACTCAAACATTTGGTCAAGTAAGTTATCTTTTTGATGTTCCAGCCATTGCATTTGAACCCGTGCCAAGGGTGACTTCTGCAGTTTTTTCTTTCAAAAAAAATATCGCTATGATTGATGAGGATTTTGAGAATATGCTAAAGATAGCCTTTTGTGCTCCACGCAAAAAACTACTAAAAAATCTCGCCACGCATTATGACAAGACAGTCTTGCAAAAAGTTTTTATGGAGTTACGCATTCCCCTAGATGTCAGAGCTCATCAGCTAGAAAATTCAAACTATCACCAAATTTTTGAGAAAATAAGGAAATAA
- the hisF gene encoding imidazole glycerol phosphate synthase subunit HisF: MGHFVKRIIPCLDIHQGRVVKGVNFQGLREMGDPATLAKKYNDGGADELVLLDISASFEGRGIMLEAVRNVAKNIFIPLTVGGGISELEHIHQLLDIGVDKVSLNSSAIKNPGFITEGAQKFGSQCIVVAIDAKRVPNSKSGFGVFIKGGREDAHRDLREWIGEVCERGAGEILLTSMDCDGVKSGFDTECLALVREAASVPVIASGGAGKMQDFLEIFRSDNRGSALADAGLAASIFHQDSITIPELKKYLQANGIQMRI; encoded by the coding sequence ATGGGGCATTTTGTAAAGAGGATCATTCCTTGTTTGGACATCCATCAGGGCAGGGTTGTGAAGGGTGTGAACTTCCAAGGTCTGCGGGAGATGGGCGATCCTGCGACCTTGGCAAAAAAATACAATGATGGGGGTGCAGATGAATTGGTGTTGCTAGATATTAGCGCGTCATTTGAAGGGAGGGGCATCATGCTAGAAGCTGTGCGCAACGTAGCAAAAAATATTTTTATTCCACTCACTGTGGGGGGAGGGATTTCTGAATTAGAGCATATTCATCAGTTGCTAGACATTGGTGTAGACAAAGTAAGCCTCAATAGCTCTGCCATCAAAAATCCTGGTTTTATTACAGAGGGGGCACAGAAATTTGGCAGTCAATGCATCGTCGTGGCCATCGATGCCAAACGTGTGCCAAATTCCAAAAGCGGCTTTGGGGTATTTATCAAAGGGGGACGCGAGGATGCGCATAGGGATTTGAGAGAGTGGATTGGTGAAGTGTGTGAGAGAGGTGCGGGGGAGATTTTGCTTACAAGCATGGATTGTGATGGGGTCAAGAGTGGCTTTGATACAGAGTGCCTGGCTTTGGTGCGAGAGGCTGCAAGCGTACCCGTGATCGCCAGTGGTGGCGCAGGAAAAATGCAGGATTTTTTAGAGATTTTTAGAAGCGATAATAGGGGCAGCGCGCTTGCAGATGCGGGACTTGCAGCAAGTATCTTCCATCAAGATAGCATCACCATACCTGAGCTAAAAAAATATCTTCAAGCAAATGGTATCCAAATGAGGATCTAG
- a CDS encoding phosphorylase family protein, whose translation MFLCAGNTEQFDFARSIGIGLVESAICLTQICKEEDVDFLVFVGSAGSYSREVGVFELFCASCATQIEASHLHGQSYTPLKNKIQSPPIVSHETLKHIDALPSAVVNCSNYIHTHEETAKKMLQQGILLENMEFFSVLSVAVKFRIPARGIFCVSNHCSNNAHQEFLKNHPLVMQKLEEFVKNIKKSC comes from the coding sequence ATGTTTTTGTGTGCAGGGAATACAGAGCAGTTTGATTTTGCTAGGAGTATTGGTATAGGGTTGGTTGAGAGTGCAATTTGTTTGACACAGATCTGCAAAGAGGAGGATGTGGATTTTTTGGTTTTTGTGGGGAGTGCGGGAAGTTATAGCAGGGAGGTGGGGGTTTTTGAGCTGTTTTGTGCTAGTTGTGCTACACAGATTGAAGCAAGTCATTTGCATGGACAGAGCTATACGCCACTAAAAAATAAGATCCAGAGCCCTCCCATTGTTTCACATGAAACACTCAAGCACATCGATGCTCTGCCAAGTGCTGTGGTGAATTGTAGCAATTACATTCACACTCATGAGGAAACTGCCAAAAAAATGCTGCAGCAGGGAATCCTTCTAGAAAACATGGAGTTTTTCTCCGTGCTCAGTGTGGCGGTGAAATTTCGCATTCCTGCCAGGGGAATTTTTTGTGTGAGCAATCACTGTTCTAACAACGCACATCAGGAATTTCTCAAAAATCATCCATTGGTGATGCAAAAGCTAGAGGAGTTTGTAAAAAACATCAAAAAATCCTGCTAG
- the rlmN gene encoding 23S rRNA (adenine(2503)-C(2))-methyltransferase RlmN — translation MQPHGSHSISKQRSKMQNIYDYTLRQLEGLLEPSFRAKQIYHWLYVQYAQDFDVMHNLPKALKNKLSKDYRIKHLEIMKVETSCDGTKKYLFKTLDGHTFESVLIKMREEKIDCEGRIIHGSRYTFCVSSQIGCKVGCAFCFTAKGGFVRNLSSGEIVEQVLQLKKDNSLAPEKRVNIVFMGMGEPLNNLENVAQAIRIMSELDGLSISPRRQTISTSGIAPKIAKLGELDLGVQLAISLHAVDDELRSRLIPMNKAYNIKSIIDAVRQFPVDTRKKVMFEYLVIKDVNDDLKSAKILLKLLDGIRAKVNLILFNPHEGSEFQRPEMEQVKKFADFLVQRGLLATIRESRGIDISAACGQLREKETKVSCETSKAEGMH, via the coding sequence ATGCAACCCCATGGATCGCATTCCATCTCCAAGCAAAGATCAAAAATGCAAAATATTTATGACTATACATTGAGGCAGCTGGAGGGCTTGCTGGAGCCTTCTTTTCGAGCCAAACAGATTTATCACTGGCTTTATGTCCAATACGCTCAAGACTTTGATGTCATGCACAATCTTCCAAAGGCGTTAAAAAATAAGCTTTCTAAGGATTATCGCATCAAGCACCTAGAGATTATGAAGGTAGAGACTTCATGCGATGGCACAAAAAAATATCTTTTTAAAACTTTGGATGGACATACCTTTGAAAGCGTGTTGATTAAAATGCGTGAGGAAAAAATCGATTGCGAGGGTAGGATTATTCACGGAAGTCGTTATACATTTTGTGTGTCCAGTCAGATTGGCTGCAAGGTGGGTTGTGCTTTTTGTTTCACTGCTAAGGGTGGATTTGTGCGCAATCTAAGTAGCGGAGAGATTGTAGAGCAGGTGCTCCAACTCAAAAAAGACAATTCCCTGGCCCCAGAGAAGCGAGTGAATATTGTTTTTATGGGTATGGGAGAGCCATTAAACAATCTTGAAAATGTAGCACAAGCCATTAGAATCATGAGCGAACTTGATGGGTTATCCATATCTCCAAGAAGGCAGACCATTTCTACCAGTGGCATTGCTCCCAAGATCGCAAAATTAGGAGAATTGGATTTGGGCGTGCAGCTAGCCATTTCTCTGCATGCAGTGGATGATGAACTGCGCTCTCGTCTCATCCCCATGAATAAGGCTTATAATATCAAAAGCATTATAGATGCAGTGCGCCAGTTTCCCGTAGATACGAGGAAGAAAGTCATGTTTGAATATCTTGTGATTAAAGATGTGAATGATGATCTAAAAAGTGCTAAAATCTTGCTGAAATTGCTTGATGGGATTCGAGCAAAGGTGAATCTCATTCTTTTTAATCCCCATGAGGGTTCAGAGTTTCAGCGTCCAGAGATGGAGCAGGTCAAAAAATTTGCAGATTTTTTGGTGCAGAGAGGGCTGCTTGCAACAATTAGGGAATCTAGAGGGATTGATATTTCTGCAGCTTGTGGGCAGTTGCGTGAAAAAGAAACAAAAGTTTCATGTGAAACATCGAAAGCAGAAGGAATGCATTGA
- a CDS encoding epoxyqueuosine reductase QueH — MLVHICCSVDSHYFLSELQKLYPQEKFVGFFYNPNIHPKSEHDLRLADVQRSCDLLGIELLQGEYDVEEWLEQVRGLEEEPEKGERCVKCFDVRLMRSALESQKIGQKQFTTTLLSSPMKEQQRLFHEGDHIAGLYGLEFIKVNVRANGGVQKQNELAKKDHLYRQNYCGCKFALEKQRSKQGKTSLEMLSDLFDKKPLGSIEERQEVFATRNFLEKEQRPYLLMQRKYQIHRVLSSILLDSQNHPIPHYVLADSASKKSTKIPQIHLIKPRLRLDEEKQSLYVQGDFAIGFSSKDDTVFVSLDFVNFIFDAHFFKIADLTSDAWNLEREMELRVLLCGHQSINAIVIVENLFSGGVVFEMQSLFQEENLFRIIEPL, encoded by the coding sequence ATGCTGGTGCATATTTGTTGTTCTGTGGATAGCCATTATTTTTTGAGTGAGTTGCAGAAGCTCTACCCCCAAGAGAAATTTGTGGGATTTTTTTATAATCCCAATATTCATCCCAAAAGCGAGCATGATTTGCGCCTAGCAGATGTGCAGCGTAGTTGCGATCTACTAGGCATTGAATTATTGCAGGGAGAATATGATGTGGAGGAGTGGCTAGAGCAGGTGCGGGGACTAGAGGAAGAGCCTGAAAAAGGTGAGCGCTGTGTGAAATGTTTTGATGTGCGCTTGATGCGTAGCGCTTTGGAGTCTCAAAAAATTGGCCAAAAGCAGTTCACGACCACCCTACTCTCTAGTCCCATGAAAGAACAACAAAGACTGTTTCATGAGGGCGATCATATCGCTGGCCTCTATGGACTGGAGTTTATCAAGGTAAATGTCCGCGCCAATGGCGGGGTGCAAAAGCAAAATGAGCTAGCAAAAAAAGATCATCTCTATCGGCAAAATTATTGTGGATGCAAATTCGCATTAGAAAAACAGCGCTCCAAGCAGGGAAAAACTTCTTTGGAAATGTTAAGCGATCTTTTTGATAAAAAGCCACTGGGTAGCATAGAGGAACGGCAGGAAGTATTTGCCACTCGAAATTTTTTGGAAAAAGAGCAGAGGCCCTATTTGCTCATGCAGCGTAAATATCAAATCCACCGCGTGCTTAGCTCCATCCTACTAGATAGCCAAAATCATCCCATCCCCCATTATGTGCTTGCAGACTCTGCGAGCAAAAAATCCACAAAAATTCCACAAATTCATCTTATAAAACCTCGCTTAAGGTTAGATGAGGAGAAACAGTCTTTATATGTGCAGGGGGACTTTGCAATTGGCTTTTCTAGCAAGGATGACACGGTGTTTGTGTCACTGGATTTTGTCAATTTCATCTTTGATGCGCATTTTTTTAAAATTGCGGATTTGACTTCTGATGCCTGGAATCTAGAGAGAGAGATGGAGCTGCGTGTGCTTTTGTGTGGACATCAAAGCATCAATGCCATCGTTATTGTAGAAAATCTCTTTTCTGGGGGTGTTGTTTTTGAGATGCAGAGTCTCTTTCAGGAAGAAAATCTTTTTCGGATCATCGAGCCTCTATAA